The genomic segment AGTTTCCCTTGTTTCTTAAAAGATTCTACCTGCAAATTCAAGGCATAGTTAAAATCGTCGGTTGTTTGTCCATCAATCTCAACTCCACCGTCTATGGCTTGTTTCCAAACGCTTACGTACTTTTCTGTCATTTCTTGAGCTTTCGTACTTTCAGTTATCATCAGAGCCATTACATTTTTTAGATTGTTGGAGTATTCATTTTTACTATACTGCTGCCATCCAACAAATCCACCTATTGCAACGAGAGCAATTAACAAGATAACGATTAGATTCTTCTTCATAATGTTTCTCTCCGTTCATATAAGCTTGGTTTACAAAACTTACTGTTTACCTTCATCAAAGACTGGGAGTATTTTTTTCATTTGTTTCATCTTGTCTTGTCCTTGCTTTTGAGTAGTAGAAATCTCCTCGGAAAGCGTGGCTGCTTCTGCCTTCATGCTCTCAATGTCTTGTTGTAACTCCTGATATTCCTGCCTAATGTCCGGGTCAATCTCGTCTAGCTTTTCAAAATCACCTGAATCCCAGGTCTTTTTCCATTTCTTCTCCACTGTCAGAATGGATTGGTATTTATCTGCGATTTGGATGTATGTTTTATGGTACTGATCCATCTTGGCCAATAATTGCTCTAGGGTTTGTAATACCTCAGTTGTTTGAAGTGCTTCTTTATAGGTCGGATCAATTTCGGTTGCCTTTGTAACGTTCTTTTTGCTTGAATCTACTGCATCCTGCATGACCTCAATGTATTCTCTTGCCTGCTTATGCAGGGCTTCATTCTTCCCAATGGATTCCTCCCGTGAAACAAGATCACCATAGGATAGAATTGTAGAAGACCGAATAGCCCGATTGACTTGTTCATACCCACTCATGCTTGCTTCAAAAGGATACAAATTTACTAGCCCGTAATACAATTGTGCTTGTGCAATGTTTGGGTCTATTTCAACCACCTGCTCAAGCAGACTTCTCGCTTCTTTGTAATTTTCTTGTTCGTACAGCACGATCGCTCGTTCCAGTTTGGTTTGTGCTACCTGATGCGAAAGCTCCTTGATCTTCGACTGTGCTGCCTGATAGTTTTTGGTGTCTTCCTCGACTACCTGTTGAAAAGCAGCTAGAGCTTCCTCATACCTTTTGGCTTCTAAGGCTGACTGCCCCTGATTAAAAATTAGCTGAGATGCTGCTAGCTCTTGCTTTACTTTGTCTGGATCAGGCGGAATATTGAATACACCTATCGCAAACAACACAAATGATACTCCGACCAGAGCCAGACACTTCTTCCATAACCGATTTCGCTTTATCGCGAAAATAATGGTTCCAATTGCACAAAGGATAAAACCGAAAAAGCCTGTGTTAGCCAGCAGGTCCCACATTATTGACAATCCCCTCTTTTGGTTTTGTTACGTTGAGTCAAGCCATACATAGTAGTTATTTATTTTAAAAAGTAACACTATAAATCTTACTAATTATTATCTATGAATGTTATGATCCGGTCAAATAACATCTTTCGTGTGTTAAAATGCCGTAATCTCTGCTTTAAGCTGAGTAAGAGGTGGTACAAGAATGGACGATCTCTTGCAAAAGCTGGGCGAACGGTTGCGCTTTCTGCGTAAGCAAAAAGGGTGGAGTCAGGATTACTTGGCTGAACAAGCTGGCTTGCACACCAATTACATTGGACAGATTGAACGCGGCGAAAAGAATCTAACCATCGAGACACTTTACAAAGTAACGTTGGGACTTGGTACCTCACTTGAAGAGCTGTTTCAATCCATTGACCCAAAGGTTCGACAAACCGGTCTTTCCTCGATTATCGAACTGCTGTCTCAACGATCAGAAGAAGATCAGGCAATGGCACTACACTTGATCCAAACCGTGTTTCAATGGAATGACCGCCATACAAAGTAAATCCTCCTTCCTGAGCATGATCAGAAGGAGGATTTTTCATTTGTGAAGCCGACTAGGTAGGACTCTGCGAGCTCACTGTGAATTCAAGCTTAGAACATACGTTCCAAACCACAAAAAGGAGAGCTTGCTATGCAGGACTTAGTGCAAAAATACGAGCAAACAGTATCCGAAGAAGATCAACTGATACGAAGCATTCAAACATGCGAGGAGGTCATTACTCTATTGGTCGATTTCATTTATGCGCAAAATCAGGATTGTCAGGCTGAAATCATTCGTGAGGCCATTGAAGCGATTCACCAAACGGAGGGTAAACTGCGCGGTAATTTGTTGCGCACGAGGATTGAAAAAACGCTCTTGTCCGTCCAAATGAAGAAGTACATTCCTCCTGTTCTCACCTCCTAACACTTAAAGCAAAAGGGTGAACCGTTTTGGCTTTGATGTAAACGCAGCTTGCTGTTTCGGCAAAAATAACGACCCTTCCACTTTGCGTGCGGAAGGGTCTACCTTTAAAAAAAGCGTATGCATTTGTTCATCAAAAGCCAGTTCGATCGACATTATCTCTCGTTTCTCGTTGATATGAATCTCGTTAATCATTAGCCGGAGCAAGGTCTTTTTCTGTTCAAGGGTCGCTAGCTCCACAAGGGCGTCAAATTGCTTCAATATCTGCAAAATATAATCCGCAGAAATTGGCTCGGCACTGTCTGTTCCCAACTCATATTCGATTTCTGATTGACGACGTTGCAGCATTTCCGTCTCAGTCGTGAGCTGATCCAAGCGGGTCACAAACATCTCGCGGTCGATTGCATATTCTTCATATAAGGCAAAGTATTTCTTTCGCTTGTCCTCAATTGCGGCGAGGCTTGCCTCGATGCTGCATTTCTCTTTTTGAAGCGGTACTATCGAGTACGTTTTTCGATTGTTAATGGCGTCAACAAGATTTTGGAGAAATTGCGGGTTCAAAATCACGTAACGGATACGATCCAATACGTGTTGCTCTGCATAGTCCGCTCCTACACTGTTCGCATGGCATACAGCCGTCCCTTTGTTTCGGAAATTGCTGCATGAATAGTACCTGCGTATGATCACCGTTCCATTCTTCAACTTGTTCTTGGTGCGATTCGCTACCATTGGTGCTCCACACTCTGGGCACCGAATAAGACCCGTTAGTAGGTATTGGCCATCAAATACACGAGGATTTACCTTGGATTTTTCCGCATGTAGAATCTGAACCTTCTCCCACAGCTCTCGCGGGATAATGGCTTCATGATTACCTTCCGCAATAATGGTATTGTCACTTTTGCCCTTCCGCCTATGTTCATTCCAGTTCTCGAAACGGTTGTATCGGATAATCCCCGTATAGAGTGGGTTAGTCACAATCTCCTTGATCGCGGTCGTACTGAATGGATTTCCCCTTTTGGTTTTATATCCATCGTGGTTAAGTTGATTGGCGATGGCTCGGAGTCCTTTGCCAGAAGCGTACAAGTCAAATATCCTGCGAACCAAAGTCGCTTCCTCTGGTACGATCTCCAAACTTGTGTCTCGGCTTCGTTTGTCCCCTTTGGACACGCTTCGGTAACCCAGGGCTACACCTCCATTATGGCTGCCCGTTCTTGCCCGTTGCTTCATGCCCATTTTTACGTTCTCGACAATTGTATTCCGTTCCAGCTCGCCGACAGCCCCCAGCATTTGCAAGGCAAACTTGCCCATCGCAGTTTCTGTTTCAAAATTCTCGGTGAAGCTGCGAAAGACTGCCTTGTGTTTGCTAAAGTGATCGACCATTTTCAAAAGGTCTATCATTTTACGCGCAAGCCGGTTTATTTTCCATACGACAATTTCATCAATATGTCCGTCTTCCACATCTTTGAGCAGACGCTGCAATTCAAAGCGACCCTCAATTGACTTACCGGAAACGCCGCGGTCTACGTATTCCTTGTATACGATCTTGTTGTTCAGCTTGCAATAATTTCGGAGTGTTTCGAGCTGTGCATCTATACTATAGCCATGTTCCGCCTGTTCTTCCGTACTTACGCGGGCATAAATGGCGACACGAACATTTTTTTCAATCATGCTGATATCTCCCTTCTAAGCTGGCTGCTCCAGTTGCTTTCGTAATGCATCCCCGATATGAAGTGTGACACTCTCCATTTCCCGTCGAATGTTGATGGTGATTTTATCGACCAAAGAACGTAACAGTGTAGTCGTTTGGGTCTGATCCGATGCCAACAAGTGGACTTTCAGTTGGTTCAGTACATCGTGAATAGTATTTACGGGCAGGAGCTTGCTCTCTTTTTCACGGATTTGTTGGACGATCTCATGTTGTTGATCCGAAAGCACTTGTAGCTGCTCTTTCAGTTCCCGTAAACGAGTGATCAACTCGCTTTTTTCAAGATCATCTTCTTCAAACAGGACAAGATATTTTTGACGACGCAACTTCACTTGCTGCAACTCTTTTTCTGCTTTTTCCAGTTCAAGCCGTAAAGGGGCTATCATTTGTTCCTGTTTGCGGTTCGTATTCTCAACAATGTCGCGGATCAGTACAGGATTGGAGAGAAGCTCACCGATCCTTTGCAAAACTACTTGTTCAATCACATCTGCCCGAATGTTGTTTGGCTTGCATACACTGCTGCCTTTGTTGGTGTACCGATTACAACTGTAGTAATGATAAAATTCGATTCGATTTCTCATCCGTTTTTTGATGTGTGTAGCAACCATGCTGCCACCGCAAGCAGGACACTTTAATATACCCGTAAGTGGATAATCCCGCTTCACAGCCTTTTCGCGCTTCCTCGCTGTGCCGGAATACTTGTTTTGAACGCGTTCCCACAGTTCAAGCGGAATGATTGCCTCGTGCAGACCGTCACTGGTAACAGTCTGCCCCTCCAGTGAGGTATATCGCACCTTGCCAACGTAGACGGGATTTCGGAGGATGGACCTTATTGTAGAAACGGAAAATAGTTTTCCTCTTTTCGTGGTGTATCCTTCCCGATTCACCTGATTTACAATGGCCTTTAACCCTTTACCTTCGTCATACAGTTGAAACAAGTAGCGAACAATGCTTGCCTCCTCCTGCTGGACACAAAAGCGTGTCTGACCTGTTCCCTCTTGAATAATGTCATACCCCAGAATCTGCGAATTACAGTAAAATCCATCTTTCGCTCTTTGCAACATTCCTAGCTTCGTATTTTCGATAATGGTATTTCGCTCTAATTCCGCTGTCGCGCCAAGCATATGCAAAATAAATGATCCAATAGGAGTCCGGCTGTCAAAGCTCTCGCTGATGGAATGTAACGTGCCTCCGTTGGAATGAAGAGCTTCCACAATACCTAGCAAATCCACAGCATTACGGGCAAGGCGGTTGACTTTCCAAACAATCACTTCCGTGAAACAACCGGCTTTGACATCACTTAGAAGTGACTGCATCGCTTTTCTGCCTTGAACGGACTTACCGGATACACCTGCATCGATATACTCTTTGTAAATGATTTTTCGATGATGCTTGCAATATTCACGCAATAGCTCCAATTGAGCCTCGATGCTATATCCATGCTCTGCTTGTTCTTCTGTACTTACTCTGACATAGAGGGCAACACGGTCTGGTTGATTTGGCAATATCATCTCCATCAGGCAACCTCCTCATAGTCGTGAGTACCGAGCAATTGAGCCGTTAGCTCTCGGTTCATTTCATCGTCTGCCTCTTGATCTAGCTTCTGGAGAAAGAAACTCCAGTCTGGTTGCGTATTCTCTATGACTTTGTCTTTTGGTACAAGTTTGTTTGCATGGTTCAAAATTATGTCAGAGAGGATATCCAGCATGAGAGCATATCGCTGATTTGGGCTTTGCGTATGAGTAATCAAGGTTCATTCTCCTTTCGGTAAGCGCTACCCTCCCATAGTTAGCAGAAGGGTAGCGACAGCTAGTTACACTGTTACAGGTTTAAATGATGCTACTTTCTCTTTGCATACCACCTGAATGATGATCTTCACTACCAACAGCACAATTCGCATGATCAAGCAAAACATATACTCACCGTCCTAGTATTCATATGGGTACAGCATCGTGTAGCAATCTCCATCATCAATGATCCATATCGTAGTTTGAATAGGAGATTCGATCTGAGTAGTATCGATCTGAGTAGTAACGCTTTCGATTTGCAGGCAGGGCTGCTCTTGCCAGTTGCACACGCGCTGCATGGCCTGTCCATTAATAGAAATAACGCTTAAATCGAACACCTGCAGGTAATCCAAGGTATGGCCTTGCTCGATACGGTCATCGAGCATCTCCCATAGAAGGCGTTGGATATCTACCCCTACTTCTTCAACAATAGCAACAGTCGCGTAACGTTTTTTCTCTCGCATCTTTACAGCACCAATCCTTGTTCCTTGAAGCTATAGTAGGAGCCGGTACCGACAATGACGTGGTCGAGTACGGAGATACCAAGCGCTTCACCTGACTCTACAATCCGTTGGGTAACCTCTTTATCTTCAAAAGAAGGTGCTGGATCACCTGATGGATGGAAATGGGTAAGTTTGCTTTGTCTATGTTAAACATCACTTAAACTTATACGCATTTAGTCTCTCCCAAGAGTTACTAAATAGTCTCGTCAGTGACTAATAGTGCAAGGCTCATAACATGTTTG from the Brevibacillus brevis genome contains:
- a CDS encoding tetratricopeptide repeat protein, giving the protein MWDLLANTGFFGFILCAIGTIIFAIKRNRLWKKCLALVGVSFVLFAIGVFNIPPDPDKVKQELAASQLIFNQGQSALEAKRYEEALAAFQQVVEEDTKNYQAAQSKIKELSHQVAQTKLERAIVLYEQENYKEARSLLEQVVEIDPNIAQAQLYYGLVNLYPFEASMSGYEQVNRAIRSSTILSYGDLVSREESIGKNEALHKQAREYIEVMQDAVDSSKKNVTKATEIDPTYKEALQTTEVLQTLEQLLAKMDQYHKTYIQIADKYQSILTVEKKWKKTWDSGDFEKLDEIDPDIRQEYQELQQDIESMKAEAATLSEEISTTQKQGQDKMKQMKKILPVFDEGKQ
- a CDS encoding helix-turn-helix domain-containing protein gives rise to the protein MDDLLQKLGERLRFLRKQKGWSQDYLAEQAGLHTNYIGQIERGEKNLTIETLYKVTLGLGTSLEELFQSIDPKVRQTGLSSIIELLSQRSEEDQAMALHLIQTVFQWNDRHTK
- a CDS encoding recombinase family protein → MIEKNVRVAIYARVSTEEQAEHGYSIDAQLETLRNYCKLNNKIVYKEYVDRGVSGKSIEGRFELQRLLKDVEDGHIDEIVVWKINRLARKMIDLLKMVDHFSKHKAVFRSFTENFETETAMGKFALQMLGAVGELERNTIVENVKMGMKQRARTGSHNGGVALGYRSVSKGDKRSRDTSLEIVPEEATLVRRIFDLYASGKGLRAIANQLNHDGYKTKRGNPFSTTAIKEIVTNPLYTGIIRYNRFENWNEHRRKGKSDNTIIAEGNHEAIIPRELWEKVQILHAEKSKVNPRVFDGQYLLTGLIRCPECGAPMVANRTKNKLKNGTVIIRRYYSCSNFRNKGTAVCHANSVGADYAEQHVLDRIRYVILNPQFLQNLVDAINNRKTYSIVPLQKEKCSIEASLAAIEDKRKKYFALYEEYAIDREMFVTRLDQLTTETEMLQRRQSEIEYELGTDSAEPISADYILQILKQFDALVELATLEQKKTLLRLMINEIHINEKREIMSIELAFDEQMHTLFLKVDPSARKVEGSLFLPKQQAAFTSKPKRFTLLL
- a CDS encoding recombinase family protein, yielding MEMILPNQPDRVALYVRVSTEEQAEHGYSIEAQLELLREYCKHHRKIIYKEYIDAGVSGKSVQGRKAMQSLLSDVKAGCFTEVIVWKVNRLARNAVDLLGIVEALHSNGGTLHSISESFDSRTPIGSFILHMLGATAELERNTIIENTKLGMLQRAKDGFYCNSQILGYDIIQEGTGQTRFCVQQEEASIVRYLFQLYDEGKGLKAIVNQVNREGYTTKRGKLFSVSTIRSILRNPVYVGKVRYTSLEGQTVTSDGLHEAIIPLELWERVQNKYSGTARKREKAVKRDYPLTGILKCPACGGSMVATHIKKRMRNRIEFYHYYSCNRYTNKGSSVCKPNNIRADVIEQVVLQRIGELLSNPVLIRDIVENTNRKQEQMIAPLRLELEKAEKELQQVKLRRQKYLVLFEEDDLEKSELITRLRELKEQLQVLSDQQHEIVQQIREKESKLLPVNTIHDVLNQLKVHLLASDQTQTTTLLRSLVDKITINIRREMESVTLHIGDALRKQLEQPA
- a CDS encoding DUF960 family protein, whose translation is MREKKRYATVAIVEEVGVDIQRLLWEMLDDRIEQGHTLDYLQVFDLSVISINGQAMQRVCNWQEQPCLQIESVTTQIDTTQIESPIQTTIWIIDDGDCYTMLYPYEY